CGCCCAGTCCTCCAAAGCCCAGTCCGCCGAATCCTAAACCACCGTATCCCAGGCCGCCGTATCCAAGTCCGTAGCCGCCGAACCCTTGATTAAAACCGCCGGCGAAACGTTGATTCGCGAACGCGCCTCGTCCAGCTTGAGTGGCCCCCAGATTTCCGCCGTGTCGCGTCAAGAAGTTGTTACCGCCGGCAGCGCCCATCGCGCCTCGGCCTGTCGTGCCGGCTGCCATCCGACTGCTCGCACTGACGCTGTGGCGTGCCGCAAAGCTCTGTCCGCCGCCGTTGCCACCGCGGCTAATTCCGGAAGAGCTAAAGCTGCGCGCCCCGCCCCCGCCGGACGCAGCACGATAGCCACCGCCGCCTCCCCGATACCCACCACCGCCCCCGCCGCGGTAACCTCCGCCTCCCCGCCCGCCTCCACCACCATGCCCTCCGCCCCCGCCATGGCCGCCGCCGCCACGCGCGTAACTCATGCTGCTGAAGTTTAGAACTGCTAGCGCAACAAGTAGTGCCGTGACGATACGAGATGGTCTGCGCGTAATCATTGTAAATCCTTCTTTTCGCGAGTATTCAATGGTGCCCAGCTTGTGACGTAGAACTAATGCTACGCACTCGCAAGGGATGTGCCATTTCCTGGACGTCACGCCAATTTTCCGGGTATTTCGTCTCCGGACGTCCTGTGGTGCAATTATCGGGGTAAGTCAATCGGTGCCAGGCGGATCACGGCGCGTGTTTGGCTATCAGGCTGGTTGCAAGCGAATCGGCCTGGTTTCCCCCAAGAGCGGCTTCGCATATACGCGATTTCGGGCGCTCAATCCCCTACAGCGACAGGAATGCCCGGCCGGCTAATGTTAGCTATGCCGCAACGGCGGACTGTTTCGCTCCGAAGCGGTTAGAATGGCCGGTTGAGCAAAATGCCTACACGTGGCCGATATTCAGCACATCCGCGCTCCTGTCGGCGACGACTTTCTTTTGGGTCGGCCGCGCTTGTGTCACGCGACAGTTTCAGGAAACCACCGGCAAATTCGCCTGATTGACGACGCCTACGTTGATCAACTACGCTACCGGACCGGTGCGTGTCTCATGGCCCTGCCGCGGCAGCGGGCTGGTCGGCGCGGGCGAAAACCCTTCAGATCAAGGGCCGGCAGTGCTACTGTTCAAGAAGAGATTTCTGGCGGCCATTCGCGCCGGAGAAAAGACGCAGACCGTGCGGTTGTGGAAGCACCGCCGCATGAAGCCCGGACAGCGCAGCTATATTCCCGGCGCAGGGTACATCCAGATCGACTCGGTGGATGAAGTCGATTTGGACGAGCTGACCGACGAAGACGCCCGCCGCGACGGGTTCCAGAACGTCGAATTACTGCGCCGCGAGA
This genomic window from Pirellulales bacterium contains:
- a CDS encoding ASCH domain-containing protein; amino-acid sequence: MINYATGPVRVSWPCRGSGLVGAGENPSDQGPAVLLFKKRFLAAIRAGEKTQTVRLWKHRRMKPGQRSYIPGAGYIQIDSVDEVDLDELTDEDARRDGFQNVELLRREIVQLYADQLTEGYRTYRVIFHTVEKETMSDECKMLSG